The Paenibacillus sp. MBLB1832 genome has a window encoding:
- a CDS encoding ROK family transcriptional regulator has translation MKQTGDLNLVKKINKSIVLHHIRTDSPISRARIAEITGLTKATVSSLVNELIESSLVDEIGAGESSGGRKPMMLIFNGTAGYAIGVDLGVHDMLAVLTDLTGQVVSERRIVHHNESVEQVTYVLKTTIRELIETAPDSAYGVIGIGLGVPGVCDEEGNMLFAPNLGWENVPLQAQLEAEFGLPVVIDNEANAGAVGEKQFGAGKDTANLVYVSIGMGIGAGIIIKNELYRGATGFSGEIGHMSIQHDGPKCRCGSLGCWELYASEHALLEQASVELGREVDLETLLRKAESGDAAVIGLFERLGYYLGVGVINLINGYNPAFIILGGRLAGGEKWLMKPLLELLEKRSLPHPRKELRVEFSVLGDRSTVLGAASFAVAKFFASTTVSVDRS, from the coding sequence ATGAAACAAACAGGCGATTTGAATCTCGTGAAAAAAATAAATAAATCAATCGTGCTCCATCATATTCGCACGGATTCACCGATCTCCCGCGCACGGATTGCTGAAATAACGGGGCTGACGAAGGCGACGGTGTCGAGTCTCGTGAATGAATTGATCGAAAGCTCGCTGGTAGACGAGATCGGGGCAGGAGAATCGAGCGGCGGGCGGAAGCCGATGATGTTGATTTTTAACGGCACGGCAGGTTATGCCATTGGTGTTGATCTTGGTGTGCACGACATGCTGGCTGTACTGACAGATTTGACAGGCCAAGTGGTTAGTGAGCGCCGCATCGTCCATCACAATGAGTCGGTGGAACAGGTTACGTATGTGTTGAAAACGACGATCCGTGAGCTGATCGAAACAGCGCCAGATAGCGCTTATGGCGTCATCGGCATCGGTCTTGGCGTGCCCGGGGTCTGCGATGAGGAGGGGAACATGTTGTTTGCCCCGAACCTCGGATGGGAAAATGTGCCGCTGCAAGCGCAGCTGGAAGCTGAATTCGGCCTCCCCGTTGTGATCGACAATGAAGCGAATGCGGGCGCAGTTGGTGAGAAGCAGTTCGGGGCAGGCAAAGATACCGCAAACCTCGTGTACGTCTCGATCGGTATGGGGATCGGCGCAGGCATCATCATTAAGAACGAACTGTATCGCGGGGCGACGGGGTTCTCGGGTGAGATCGGGCATATGTCCATTCAGCATGATGGGCCCAAATGCCGCTGCGGCAGCCTAGGATGCTGGGAGCTGTATGCCTCTGAGCACGCGTTATTAGAGCAGGCGAGCGTGGAGCTGGGGCGAGAAGTCGACCTAGAAACGCTGCTGCGCAAGGCAGAGAGCGGGGATGCGGCGGTCATCGGGCTTTTTGAAAGGCTGGGTTATTACCTCGGAGTGGGCGTCATTAACCTTATCAATGGGTACAACCCAGCGTTTATTATTCTGGGTGGACGGCTCGCTGGCGGGGAGAAGTGGCTGATGAAGCCGCTGCTGGAGCTGCTGGAGAAGCGTTCACTCCCGCATCCGCGCAAGGAACTGCGCGTGGAATTCTCGGTACTCGGCGACCGTTCGACAGTGCTGGGGGCGGCGTCTTTCGCGGTGGCGAAGTTTTTTGCCTCAACAACGGTGTCGGTGGATCGGAGCTAG
- a CDS encoding HPP family protein, protein MGAYWASYHFPSMKMVFYPTLGAFSFLFIHRVDNIKEVRRIIAGALIAVTMGSFLYSISTGAISFFLTALVTITLIQFFKWNAAPILAVSFIPYFAHPVSFWALPMAVFVSLLGLLVSIWLIGKVEKLTLYVRWSAKAAQQLDALRLLRGSR, encoded by the coding sequence ATGGGAGCTTATTGGGCGTCCTATCACTTTCCATCGATGAAGATGGTATTCTACCCAACGTTGGGTGCTTTCAGTTTCCTATTCATACATCGTGTGGATAATATCAAAGAAGTTCGTCGCATCATCGCGGGTGCCCTTATTGCGGTGACAATGGGCAGCTTTCTGTACTCGATAAGCACGGGCGCGATCTCCTTTTTCCTGACAGCGCTCGTAACGATAACCTTGATTCAATTTTTCAAATGGAACGCAGCGCCGATTCTGGCCGTCTCGTTCATCCCGTACTTCGCGCATCCCGTCTCCTTCTGGGCGCTGCCGATGGCCGTCTTCGTCTCACTATTGGGGCTGTTAGTTTCCATCTGGCTTATTGGCAAAGTGGAGAAGCTGACCTTGTACGTAAGATGGTCTGCAAAAGCTGCGCAGCAGCTAGACGCCTTGCGGCTACTCCGTGGGAGCCGATGA
- a CDS encoding dihydroorotate dehydrogenase has product MACLGCEAQPIARSGDTRYTGEYIQQRRRPMPDWSYHTLFKPLLFKLGGRQARDLTLRAIGGLSRIPGGTFVIRTMGHMEMSPLLQDDLAGVPIACPVGLSGGLDPHGTAHRALAQFGLGFIELGPVTVRAVHSAAPIERAAEEEAIVYPDGYVNDGADVVLARLRKGTGHRLPHFVRLRPMPGSSPREALEEQQELLFKLAPYAAGFVLDGLAEGWPSETALAYLAEVRQLAHTAAPGKPVLLYVPQGVPLRAWLDTARSFSGVVLGDAQREPGSRRERVGGGAAVLSAQLSTVRGLREALGERSAIVAAGGVHQPQDATDLLAAGANSVMLHSGLVYAGPGLPKRINEAILYDRIASSSFDDTADNHDEDSTPSFWANWGWMGLLGLGMIIGGILAWFIAATSVLLPYDEVFLGKSRSEVMRWNAHLLHFMSHDRITLAGTMISIGIFYYQLANHGLRYGLHWARTAVISSCVVGFSSFFLYLGYGYFDPLHALVAVVLLPMFLLTLRGLKDRPSRKQPNLHNDRVWLRAQWGQCCLVVLGFGLGIGGLTISAVGITDVFVSTDLTYLGISRDQLSTWSESLIPLIAHDRAGFGGALFSLAVAITASALWGINPGEGWLWWTFLWGGIPGFTAGLYVHAHIGYTDFVHLLPVYIAVLLYIVGLVLTYPYLSHSANAEGAVLK; this is encoded by the coding sequence TTGGCTTGTTTGGGGTGCGAGGCGCAACCTATAGCTAGGTCAGGGGATACACGCTATACTGGAGAATATATCCAACAGAGGAGGCGGCCTATGCCCGATTGGTCGTATCATACGTTATTTAAGCCGCTGCTGTTCAAGCTTGGCGGGCGCCAAGCGAGGGATCTTACGCTGCGGGCCATTGGCGGGTTGAGCCGCATACCTGGCGGCACCTTCGTTATTCGCACGATGGGCCACATGGAAATGTCGCCACTTCTGCAGGATGATCTGGCAGGCGTGCCAATCGCCTGCCCCGTGGGCCTCAGCGGCGGGCTGGACCCGCACGGCACCGCACACCGAGCCCTCGCCCAGTTCGGGCTCGGCTTCATCGAGCTCGGACCCGTCACGGTCCGAGCTGTTCATAGCGCCGCGCCCATCGAGCGCGCGGCGGAAGAAGAAGCCATCGTGTACCCCGATGGCTATGTCAACGACGGCGCAGACGTGGTTCTAGCGCGCCTGCGCAAGGGCACGGGGCATCGACTGCCGCACTTCGTGCGGCTGCGGCCGATGCCGGGGAGCTCGCCACGCGAAGCGCTTGAAGAGCAGCAGGAGCTGCTCTTCAAGCTGGCGCCGTACGCGGCGGGGTTCGTGCTCGATGGCCTCGCCGAAGGCTGGCCATCGGAGACGGCTTTGGCGTACCTCGCCGAGGTACGCCAGCTTGCTCACACGGCTGCCCCAGGCAAGCCGGTGCTGCTTTATGTGCCGCAGGGGGTCCCCCTACGGGCTTGGCTGGACACCGCGCGCAGCTTCAGCGGTGTCGTCCTCGGCGACGCGCAGCGGGAGCCGGGCTCTCGCCGCGAGCGTGTCGGCGGCGGCGCTGCTGTGCTCAGCGCGCAGCTGAGCACGGTCCGGGGGCTGCGCGAGGCGCTGGGCGAGCGCAGTGCGATTGTGGCGGCTGGCGGCGTGCACCAGCCGCAGGACGCGACCGATCTGCTGGCGGCTGGCGCGAACAGCGTTATGCTGCATAGCGGGCTGGTCTATGCAGGGCCAGGCCTGCCGAAGCGCATTAACGAGGCGATTCTGTATGATCGCATCGCGTCCTCATCTTTTGACGACACCGCAGATAACCATGATGAGGACAGCACACCTTCTTTTTGGGCCAATTGGGGGTGGATGGGTCTGCTCGGTCTGGGGATGATCATCGGCGGTATTCTTGCGTGGTTCATTGCCGCGACCAGTGTGCTGCTTCCTTATGACGAAGTCTTTTTGGGGAAATCACGCAGTGAGGTTATGCGATGGAACGCGCATCTCTTACATTTCATGTCGCATGACCGCATTACGTTGGCAGGGACGATGATCTCCATCGGCATTTTCTATTATCAGCTGGCGAATCACGGCTTGCGTTATGGCTTGCATTGGGCTCGCACAGCTGTCATTTCTTCCTGTGTCGTGGGGTTTAGCTCTTTCTTTTTATATCTCGGTTATGGCTATTTCGATCCGCTTCATGCTCTTGTGGCTGTCGTGCTGCTTCCGATGTTTCTACTTACCCTGCGGGGGTTAAAAGATCGCCCTTCCCGCAAACAACCTAATCTGCACAATGATCGTGTGTGGCTTCGGGCGCAATGGGGGCAGTGCTGCTTGGTCGTGTTGGGCTTCGGATTAGGAATTGGAGGACTTACGATATCCGCGGTGGGGATCACTGACGTATTTGTGTCCACGGATTTGACATACCTAGGTATTAGCAGGGATCAATTGTCTACTTGGAGTGAAAGCCTCATCCCGCTGATCGCGCATGATCGTGCGGGCTTTGGCGGTGCGCTATTTTCATTAGCTGTGGCGATAACGGCTTCGGCATTGTGGGGCATCAATCCCGGGGAGGGCTGGCTGTGGTGGACGTTCCTGTGGGGAGGAATTCCTGGCTTTACAGCGGGACTTTACGTGCATGCCCATATCGGATACACGGATTTCGTGCATTTGTTGCCTGTTTACATCGCAGTACTCTTATACATCGTTGGGTTAGTTTTAACCTATCCCTATTTATCTCATAGCGCTAATGCAGAAGGGGCTGTTCTCAAGTAG
- a CDS encoding FMN-dependent NADH-azoreductase, with translation MATVLHITAHPHDHQTSYSMAVGKAFIDAYREANPQDEVIPIDLYRVQVPHIDADVFSGWGKLRSGQEFSTLTSDESAKVNAINGFTEQFIAADKYVFVTPMWNFSFPPVMKAYLDALCIAGKTFKYTESGPVGLLNGKKALHIQARGGVYSEGPAAPMESGHRYIGIIMGFFGIPDLQGLFVEGHNQFPDKAAQIKADAIKRAEELARTF, from the coding sequence ATGGCAACTGTTCTGCATATCACCGCACATCCTCATGATCATCAAACCTCCTACAGCATGGCTGTTGGCAAAGCCTTTATCGATGCCTATCGGGAGGCCAATCCCCAGGATGAAGTGATTCCCATTGATTTATATCGTGTCCAAGTGCCGCACATTGATGCCGATGTGTTCAGCGGGTGGGGCAAATTGCGCAGCGGGCAGGAATTCTCCACCTTAACAAGCGACGAAAGCGCTAAGGTTAACGCCATTAACGGATTCACCGAGCAGTTCATCGCGGCGGATAAATATGTGTTCGTCACACCCATGTGGAACTTCTCGTTTCCCCCTGTGATGAAAGCTTATCTGGATGCGCTCTGCATCGCTGGCAAAACGTTCAAGTACACGGAATCCGGCCCTGTTGGCCTGCTCAATGGCAAAAAAGCACTCCACATCCAAGCCCGCGGCGGTGTTTATTCAGAAGGACCTGCAGCGCCAATGGAGTCGGGGCATCGCTATATCGGAATTATTATGGGCTTCTTCGGTATCCCTGATCTGCAAGGTCTTTTCGTCGAGGGGCATAACCAGTTCCCGGATAAAGCTGCCCAAATCAAGGCGGACGCAATCAAGCGTGCGGAAGAGTTAGCGAGAACGTTCTAA
- a CDS encoding agmatine deiminase family protein, with translation MTKPKDHNYSMPAEWAEHERTFISWPVQASMVYPEDYSVVTKGYADLAKAIAEFEPVTVVVNPSDAAQVKAMFTESNVDFLEIPHNDAWFRDNGPTFVLNAEQEIAAVNWKFNAWGGKYAPWDLDDSVAAQIAEHHGVKRYDAPLVMEGGSIHVDGEGTLLTTEECLLNTNRNPELSREEIEEHVRNFVNVEKIIWLNKGLDGDETDGHVDNIACFAAPGKIILQVCNDPSDANYAITQENLEILRNARDAKGRSFEIIQIEQPPLTFFEEQRLTLSYLNFYFVNGGIILPVFGGTAEETDRKAIEVLQATFPERRIRTIDGMSIIKEGGNVHCTTQQMPAGKKG, from the coding sequence ATGACAAAACCCAAAGACCACAATTACAGCATGCCCGCCGAATGGGCGGAACATGAGCGCACGTTTATCTCTTGGCCTGTACAAGCCTCCATGGTGTATCCCGAGGATTACTCGGTAGTAACGAAAGGCTATGCGGATTTGGCGAAAGCCATCGCGGAGTTTGAGCCTGTGACGGTGGTTGTGAATCCTTCCGACGCTGCGCAAGTGAAGGCAATGTTCACAGAGTCCAATGTGGATTTCCTCGAAATTCCGCACAATGACGCTTGGTTCCGTGACAACGGACCAACGTTCGTTTTGAACGCTGAGCAAGAAATTGCCGCAGTGAATTGGAAGTTCAATGCATGGGGCGGCAAATATGCGCCTTGGGATCTGGATGATAGCGTAGCCGCGCAAATTGCTGAGCACCATGGTGTGAAGCGTTATGACGCTCCGCTCGTGATGGAGGGCGGTTCCATCCACGTGGATGGGGAGGGCACTCTTTTGACGACAGAAGAATGTCTGTTGAACACGAACCGCAATCCTGAGCTTAGCCGCGAGGAGATTGAGGAGCATGTCCGAAATTTCGTGAACGTGGAGAAAATCATCTGGTTGAACAAAGGCTTGGACGGCGACGAGACGGACGGTCACGTGGATAACATTGCATGCTTTGCGGCGCCAGGCAAAATCATTCTGCAAGTCTGCAACGATCCGTCGGATGCCAACTATGCGATTACGCAGGAGAATTTGGAGATTCTCCGAAATGCGAGGGATGCGAAAGGCCGCTCCTTCGAAATTATCCAAATCGAGCAGCCACCGCTTACATTCTTTGAAGAGCAGCGTCTGACGCTGAGCTATTTGAATTTTTATTTTGTGAATGGCGGCATCATTCTGCCAGTGTTCGGCGGTACAGCCGAGGAGACGGATCGCAAGGCGATTGAGGTGCTTCAGGCGACGTTCCCAGAACGTAGAATTCGTACGATTGACGGCATGTCCATTATTAAAGAAGGCGGCAATGTTCACTGCACCACGCAGCAAATGCCAGCGGGCAAGAAAGGATGA
- the aguB gene encoding N-carbamoylputrescine amidase — MRQVTVAATQMSCSDNIEDNIRKAEKLVREAAAKGAQIILIQELFETPYFCQKEKNDYYRFATELEENKAINHFREIAKELQVVLPISFYEKKNYARYNSLAVIDADGTVMGTYRKSHIPDGPGYEEKFYFNPGDTGFKVWKTRYAKIGVGVCWDQWYPEAARVMALMGAELLFYPTAIGSEPQDGSIDSKDHWQMCMRGHAACNLMPVIASNRIGKEEDEDSSINFYGSSFIAGPQGNLVEEAGRDEETVLVASFDLDQLEIQRIEWGIFRDRRPDLYKKIATYDGEQVF, encoded by the coding sequence ATGAGACAAGTAACTGTAGCAGCAACGCAAATGAGCTGTTCCGACAATATAGAGGATAACATCCGCAAAGCGGAAAAATTGGTTCGTGAAGCCGCGGCCAAAGGAGCGCAAATTATTTTGATTCAAGAGCTGTTCGAAACGCCGTATTTCTGCCAAAAAGAGAAAAACGACTACTACCGCTTCGCAACGGAGCTAGAGGAGAATAAAGCGATCAATCATTTCCGTGAGATTGCCAAAGAGCTGCAAGTCGTTCTGCCGATCTCTTTTTATGAGAAAAAGAACTACGCACGCTACAACTCGCTTGCTGTGATTGATGCGGACGGCACCGTGATGGGCACCTACCGCAAAAGCCACATCCCCGACGGTCCAGGGTATGAGGAGAAGTTTTATTTTAACCCTGGCGACACGGGTTTCAAGGTGTGGAAAACACGCTACGCAAAGATCGGCGTAGGCGTTTGCTGGGATCAATGGTACCCTGAAGCTGCGCGCGTGATGGCACTTATGGGGGCGGAGCTGCTGTTCTACCCAACGGCGATCGGCTCCGAGCCGCAAGACGGTTCGATTGATTCGAAAGATCACTGGCAAATGTGCATGCGCGGTCACGCGGCGTGCAACTTGATGCCGGTTATCGCATCGAATCGCATTGGCAAGGAAGAGGATGAGGATTCCAGCATCAACTTCTACGGTTCTTCGTTCATTGCAGGCCCGCAGGGCAATCTGGTTGAGGAAGCGGGCCGTGACGAAGAAACGGTGCTTGTGGCTTCTTTTGACCTAGATCAACTAGAAATTCAGCGTATCGAATGGGGTATTTTCCGAGATCGTCGTCCAGATCTCTACAAGAAAATCGCGACCTACGATGGTGAGCAGGTGTTTTAA
- a CDS encoding LysE family translocator — protein MIPLLKGILLGFSIAAPVGPIGILCMRRTLTLGRLHGFLSGLGAATADAIYGFIAGFGLTLITSFLLDQKVILQLVGGLFLVYLGVQTFRSKPAVEAAKATGDTLFKSYASTLLLTITNPMTIMSFVGAFAGLGLGGSTEAGYASAISLVVGVFTGSAMWWLLLSVLVGLLRERIKGAAFLWINRVSGAMLTVFGLVAVLGELVEFLD, from the coding sequence CTGATTCCATTGTTAAAAGGGATCCTGCTGGGCTTTTCCATCGCAGCGCCCGTGGGTCCGATCGGCATTCTGTGTATGCGTAGAACGTTGACATTGGGCCGTTTGCACGGCTTCCTGTCAGGGCTGGGCGCTGCCACGGCAGACGCGATTTATGGGTTCATCGCAGGGTTCGGCTTGACGCTGATTACGAGCTTTCTGCTGGATCAAAAGGTGATCCTCCAACTCGTTGGCGGCCTATTCTTGGTGTATCTCGGCGTGCAAACGTTCCGCTCTAAGCCCGCTGTCGAAGCGGCTAAAGCAACGGGGGACACGCTGTTCAAATCGTATGCGTCCACACTGCTGCTCACGATTACGAACCCGATGACAATCATGTCGTTCGTCGGCGCTTTCGCAGGTCTTGGGCTGGGCGGCAGCACGGAGGCTGGCTATGCGTCAGCTATCTCGCTTGTCGTTGGCGTGTTCACGGGCTCAGCCATGTGGTGGCTGCTTTTGAGCGTTCTTGTCGGACTGCTGCGGGAACGGATCAAGGGCGCAGCGTTTCTTTGGATCAACCGCGTCTCGGGCGCGATGTTGACGGTGTTTGGTTTGGTGGCTGTGCTGGGCGAGTTAGTCGAATTTTTGGACTAA
- a CDS encoding aminoglycoside 6-adenylyltransferase — MRTEQQMMSLILDTAKQDERIRGVMLNGSRANPNVPRDVFQDYDIVYFVEETDSFGADPGWIDRFGERLILQMPDENEMYPAEPTERIVYLMQFMDGNRIDLTLIPVALRQQLLKPDSLSVLLLDKDDTLGPFPAASDSSYHIQRPTEKLFQGSCNEFWWISLNIAKGLWREELPYVMVMYEQINRNVLIQMLEWKIAMRFGFTMSAGKCGKYMQSYLTAAEWKAYTATYSDASYAHIWDALFAMCELFRAAAREVADHLHFAYNRAEERNVLAYLKEARSRPRQG; from the coding sequence ATGCGAACGGAACAACAAATGATGTCCCTCATCCTCGACACAGCGAAGCAGGACGAGCGAATCCGCGGCGTGATGCTGAACGGATCGCGTGCCAACCCGAACGTGCCGAGGGATGTGTTTCAGGACTATGATATCGTCTATTTCGTAGAGGAGACAGATTCCTTCGGAGCCGATCCTGGCTGGATTGATCGTTTTGGGGAGCGGCTTATCCTGCAGATGCCAGACGAAAATGAGATGTACCCCGCTGAGCCGACGGAGCGCATTGTGTATCTCATGCAATTCATGGATGGCAATCGCATCGATCTTACGCTCATACCCGTTGCGCTGCGGCAGCAGCTTTTGAAGCCGGATAGCTTGAGCGTTTTGCTTTTGGATAAGGACGATACTCTCGGTCCATTCCCCGCGGCAAGCGACAGCAGTTACCATATTCAGCGGCCAACGGAGAAGCTTTTTCAAGGGAGCTGCAATGAGTTCTGGTGGATCAGTTTGAATATTGCAAAGGGGCTCTGGCGCGAAGAGTTGCCTTACGTAATGGTCATGTATGAGCAAATCAACCGCAATGTCCTCATTCAAATGCTGGAGTGGAAAATCGCAATGCGGTTTGGTTTTACGATGAGTGCCGGCAAATGCGGCAAGTACATGCAAAGCTATCTGACGGCTGCCGAATGGAAGGCTTACACAGCGACGTATTCGGATGCGAGCTATGCGCATATTTGGGACGCGCTGTTTGCCATGTGTGAACTGTTTCGTGCTGCGGCCCGTGAGGTTGCGGACCATCTGCATTTTGCCTACAATCGTGCTGAGGAGAGGAATGTGCTTGCTTATTTGAAAGAGGCACGGAGTCGGCCGAGGCAGGGATAG
- a CDS encoding ankyrin repeat domain-containing protein yields MINEIFTAARTGDANHVKDLLDMDLSLANAENSDGLTLLGFAAHFGQEEVVKLLLENGAEVNAVSHSRVSYIPSNTALHAAIAGERSLPVIGLLLKHHAKPTIVDSNGHTALHVAAFHKDTAGLIRLLIEYGADVNAKSDGGVYPIDLAKQQDNTAVIDVLRQLGAVG; encoded by the coding sequence ATGATCAATGAGATTTTTACCGCAGCACGCACTGGCGATGCCAACCATGTAAAGGATTTGCTGGACATGGATTTATCCCTCGCCAATGCGGAAAATAGCGATGGACTGACCTTGCTGGGCTTTGCTGCGCATTTCGGTCAAGAAGAAGTCGTCAAGCTGCTGTTGGAAAATGGCGCTGAGGTCAATGCGGTTTCTCATTCCCGCGTCAGCTATATCCCATCGAACACTGCGCTGCACGCGGCAATCGCGGGAGAACGGAGTCTGCCTGTCATCGGCTTGCTGCTGAAGCACCACGCCAAACCGACAATCGTCGATAGCAATGGACATACAGCGCTGCATGTGGCAGCTTTTCATAAAGATACAGCGGGGCTCATTCGCCTGCTGATCGAATACGGTGCGGATGTGAATGCGAAGTCAGACGGCGGCGTATATCCGATCGATCTGGCTAAGCAGCAAGACAATACGGCAGTCATCGATGTGTTAAGACAGCTTGGAGCCGTCGGGTGA
- a CDS encoding MFS transporter translates to MSALMNKLSAIRLPFWVMFMNTFSMAVGFYMMIPLLASYLLNDVMLTVTMVGLISAIRSFSQQGLSVLCGTLADKLGYKRTILIGLFIRSFGFALFGSVDSTPGLIVACFFSGLGGSLFNPASYAYYASLSTANNRITIYAIREMLSNMGFVVGPVLGALLMGFHFKYVSVAATLIFVFSFFFSLLFLPAIQSEQSRKTYTGIWPQMRTVLNNRPFRRFMIFTLISWSLVTQLYIAVPFRMNQLASDANIGLIYSCGAIVMVLLQVPLTKLGHAYLPPFSVMSLGTLLLAGGLFTTGLSGSIVGIYAGVIAFMIGQVFLQPMMNTMVSNYAGDEQVASYFGFNSFALSLGAILGNVGGGYLYDLGDALGWPALPWVCFLLFGLVNILFMLKEQGFSNHHRTQP, encoded by the coding sequence ATGTCAGCTTTGATGAACAAACTTTCCGCCATTCGTCTGCCCTTCTGGGTCATGTTTATGAACACGTTCAGCATGGCAGTCGGGTTCTATATGATGATTCCGCTCTTAGCTTCTTATCTCTTGAACGACGTCATGCTGACGGTCACCATGGTCGGACTCATTTCAGCGATTCGCAGCTTTAGTCAACAAGGGCTCTCTGTGCTTTGCGGCACACTCGCTGATAAGCTCGGGTATAAACGAACGATTCTCATCGGGTTGTTCATCCGTTCCTTCGGTTTTGCACTGTTCGGCTCCGTCGACAGCACGCCAGGCTTGATCGTGGCCTGCTTCTTCTCTGGCTTAGGCGGCTCGCTCTTCAACCCAGCAAGTTATGCGTATTATGCCTCACTCTCTACCGCCAATAACCGCATTACCATCTATGCGATAAGAGAAATGCTTAGCAATATGGGCTTCGTAGTCGGGCCTGTCTTAGGCGCGTTACTGATGGGATTTCATTTCAAATATGTCAGTGTCGCCGCTACGCTCATTTTCGTCTTTTCCTTTTTCTTCAGCCTGCTATTCCTACCTGCGATCCAAAGCGAGCAATCTCGCAAAACGTATACGGGCATCTGGCCACAGATGCGAACCGTGCTCAACAATCGCCCTTTTCGGCGATTTATGATCTTCACCCTGATTTCCTGGTCCTTGGTAACCCAGCTCTATATCGCCGTGCCATTTCGCATGAATCAGCTCGCTTCTGATGCCAACATCGGCCTAATCTACAGCTGCGGGGCGATCGTGATGGTGCTTCTGCAAGTTCCCTTAACCAAGCTAGGGCATGCTTATTTGCCACCTTTTAGCGTGATGTCCTTAGGCACCTTGCTGCTAGCGGGGGGATTATTCACTACAGGGCTCTCTGGCTCGATTGTCGGCATCTACGCAGGCGTTATTGCCTTCATGATCGGACAGGTTTTCCTGCAGCCGATGATGAATACGATGGTATCCAATTATGCCGGCGATGAGCAAGTTGCTTCTTATTTCGGCTTTAACTCCTTCGCCCTATCCCTTGGAGCCATCCTTGGAAATGTAGGAGGCGGCTATCTGTATGATCTAGGGGATGCACTGGGTTGGCCAGCATTGCCTTGGGTTTGTTTCTTGTTGTTTGGACTTGTGAATATATTGTTCATGCTAAAGGAACAAGGCTTCTCTAACCACCATCGAACGCAGCCATAA
- a CDS encoding CDGSH iron-sulfur domain-containing protein → MAVAQIQVRDDGPLLATGVTLVDGEGKPMETKESIYLCRCGLSDNKPFCNGAHKGKFESKVRA, encoded by the coding sequence TTGGCTGTGGCACAAATTCAAGTGCGCGATGATGGTCCTTTGCTCGCAACGGGTGTAACCTTAGTTGATGGTGAGGGCAAGCCCATGGAAACGAAGGAATCTATTTATCTATGTCGTTGCGGGTTATCGGATAACAAACCATTCTGCAATGGGGCACATAAAGGGAAATTCGAGAGCAAGGTGCGGGCCTAG
- a CDS encoding YkvA family protein — protein MNPSKYEKYFSIDGFWSKLKKVAKQAGSKVIYSGLLLFYAVESPKTPLRAKVQIYGTLGYLILPLDLIPDLLPIVGYVDDLSALGFALAAVSKSIDDEVKRKAKSRLRDFLGEDAVSSKDIIDIDGHVVDEQGKAPDDADGRADK, from the coding sequence ATGAATCCTTCCAAATATGAGAAATATTTCTCAATTGACGGCTTTTGGTCCAAGTTGAAAAAGGTTGCCAAACAAGCTGGCAGTAAGGTGATATATAGCGGGTTGCTGCTCTTTTATGCGGTGGAAAGTCCGAAAACTCCGCTCCGCGCGAAGGTTCAAATTTATGGCACCTTGGGCTACCTTATCCTGCCACTGGATTTGATTCCTGATTTGCTGCCCATTGTGGGCTATGTCGATGATTTAAGCGCGTTAGGTTTTGCCTTGGCCGCCGTTTCAAAGAGCATTGATGACGAAGTTAAACGGAAAGCGAAGAGTAGGCTGAGGGATTTCCTCGGTGAGGATGCAGTGAGCAGTAAGGATATTATCGATATTGACGGCCATGTGGTAGATGAGCAAGGCAAAGCTCCCGATGATGCGGACGGGCGAGCAGATAAGTAA